In Cheilinus undulatus linkage group 16, ASM1832078v1, whole genome shotgun sequence, one DNA window encodes the following:
- the gtf2h4 gene encoding general transcription factor IIH subunit 4, with product MKLRVQLQCKNLHEYLRELSPDVLDRLYNHPATCLAVYRELPSLAKNYVMRMLFLDQPLPQAAVALWVKKDSQKDHDDCVSVLAGLRLWHSQQLQGGLQGYILNPVFKENLRIALLGGGKAWADEGATLGPDRHARDIESLDRYAMERWEVILHFMVGSPSAAVSQDLAQLLVQAGLMKSEAGESPYITSAGFQFLLLDTASQLWYFTLQYLKTAQSRGMDLVEILSFLFQLSFSTLGRDYSVEGMSESLLTFLQHLREFGLVFQRKRKSRRYYPTRLAITLAAGVTNSSSSLSSSSSSSLASSPGTGDAGFIVVETNYRIYAYTNSELQIALVALFSEMLYRFPNVVVAQVTRESVQQAIANGITAQQIIHFLRTRAHPVMLKQTPVLPPTITDQIRLWELERDRLQFTEGVLYNQFLSQADFEVLRDRAQGLGCLVWQDVAHRVMVVTPQGHSEVKRFWKRQKTHT from the exons ATGAAGCTTCGTGTTCAGCTGCAGTGTAAAAACCTTCATGAATATCTGAGAGAGCTGAGTCCAGACGTCCTCGACCGGCTGTACAACCATCCCGCCACATGTCTTGCCGTCTACAG GGAGCTCCCGTCCTTAGCGAAGAACTATGTGATGAGGATGCTGTTCCTGGATCAGCCGCTCCCTCAGGCTGCTGTCGCCCTGTGGGTGAAGAAGGACAGCCAGAA GGATCATGATGATTGTGTCTCAGTGTTAGCAGGACTACGTCTGTGGCACAGCCAGCAGCTGCAGGGCGGTCTGCAGGGATACATCCTGAACCCTGTGTTTAAAGAAAACCTGAGGATTGCTCTGCTTGGAGG gggcaaagcgTGGGCAGACGAGGGTGCCACTCTGGGCCCAGATCGCCATGCTCGGGACATTGAGAGTCTGGACCGCTATGCCATGGAGCGCTGGGAGGTCATCTTGCACTTCATGGTGGGTTCGCCGTCCGCTGCCGTCAGTCAGGACCTTGCTCAGCTGCTCGTTCAGGCAGGACTCATGAAAAG CGAGGCAGGAGAGTCTCCGTACATCACTTCTGCTGGTTTCCAGTTCCTCTTACTGGATACAGCCTCTCAGCTCTGGTATTTCACCCTGCAGTACCTCAAAACTGCACAG TCCAGAGGGATGGACCTGGTGgagattttgtctttcttgttccAGCTCAGCTTCTCCACTCTCGGCAGG GATTACTCTGTGGAGGGGATGAGCGAGTCTTTACTCACCTTTCTGCAGCACCTTCGAGAGTTTGGACTCGTCTTTCAGAGAAAG AGGAAGTCAAGGCGGTACTATCCCACCAGGCTGGCCATCACACTGGCAGCAGGGGTCAccaactcctcctcctctttgtcctcctcgtcctcctcatCATTGGCCTCCTCTCCTGGTACAGGAGATGCAGGCTTCATTGTGGTGGAGACAAATTATCGAATCTATGCCTATACCA ACTCGGAGCTCCAGATCGCTCTCGTGGCTCTGTTCAGTGAGATGTTGTACCGTTTTCCTAACGTGGTTGTGGCTCAAGTCACAAGGGAGTCGGTGCAGCAGGCCATCGCCAACGGCATCACAGCTCAGCAG ATTATCCACTTCCTGAGGACCAGAGCTCACCCAGTCATGCTCAAACAG ACTCCGGTCCTTCCTCCAACCATCACAGATCAGATCAGACTGTGGGAGCTGGAGAGAGACAGACTGCAGTTCACTGAGG GTGTGCTGTATAATCAGTTCCTGTCCCAGGCAGACTTTGAGGTGCTCAGAGACCGAGctcag